From Salarias fasciatus chromosome 5, fSalaFa1.1, whole genome shotgun sequence, a single genomic window includes:
- the tead3b gene encoding TEA domain family member 3 b isoform X8 has protein sequence MDGDAEGVWSPDIEQSFQEALAIYPPCGRRKIILSDEGKMYGRNELIARYIKLRTGKTRTRKQVSSHIQVLARKKVREYQAGIKDQASKDKALQNMAALSSAQIVSPSMMKNPLPPLPPAPYQPVRFWHGSVTGQPGPSQELVLDLNPGRTPGLGRTSHAIKPFAHPPYPGLPGPVQPSIPTGYETLGPPPAPPTATAVPVWQDRTIASSKLRMLEYSAFMEVQRDPDNYSKHLFVHIGQTNPSYSDPLLEAVDIRQIYDKFPEKKGGLKELYEKGPQNAFFLVKFWADLNSSGMPDGPGSFYGVSSQYSSIENMTITVSTKVCSFGKQVVEKVETEYARMEGGKCVYRIHRSPMCEYMINFIHKLKHLPEKYMMNSVLENFTILQVVTNRDTQETLLCIAFVFEVSTSEHGAQYHVYKLVKD, from the exons GTCGCAATGAATTGATAGCACGGTACATCAAGCTGAGGACAGGCAAAACCCGCACACGAAAACAG GTGTCTAGTCACATACAGGTGTTAGCACGGAAGAAAGTTCGTGAATACCAGGCCGGTATAAAG GATCAGGCATCTAAAGACAAAGCCCTGCAGAACATGGCAGCACTGTCGTCAGCACAGATCGTCTCCCCGAGTATGATGAAGAATCCTCTTCCTCCATTGCCTCCTGCCCCATACCAGCCAGTCAGA TTCTGGCACGGTTCAGTCACAGGACAGCCTGGACCTTCTCAGGA GCTGGTTCTAGATCTCAACCCAGGAAGGACTCCTGGGCTTGGCCGCACCAGCCATGC tatCAAACCTTTTGCACATCCCCCATACCCAGGCCTACCAGGGCCCGTACAGCCATCCATACCAA CAGGTTATGAGACGCTGGGACCCCCTCCTGCGCCGCCCACTGCCACCGCAGTGCCGGTGTGGCAGGATCGCACCATCGCCTCCTCGAAGCTGCGGATGCTGGAGTACTCGGCCTTCATGGAGGTCCAGAGAGATCCAGACAAT TACAGCAAACACTTGTTTGTCCACATTGGACAGACCAACCCCTCCTATAGTGATCCGCTCCTGGAAGCTGTGGACATCCGGCAGATATACGACAAGTTCCCTGAGAAGAAGGGCGGCCTCAAAGAGCTTTACGAGAAAGGACCCCAGAATGCCTTCTTCCTCGTGAAGTTCTGG GCTGACCTGAACAGCAGCGGCATGCCGGACGGCCCGGGTTCATTCTACGGCGTCAGCAGCCAGTACAGCAGCATCGAGAACATGACCATCACCGTCTCCACCAAAGTCTGCTCGTTTGGCAAGCAAGTGGTCGAGAAAGTCGAG ACGGAGTACGCACGTATGGAGGGAGGAAAGTGTGTTTACAGGATCCACCGCTCTCCAATGTGTGAATACATGATCAATTTCATCCACAAACTCAAACACTTGCCTGAAAAATACATGATGAACAGTGTTCTCGAAAATTTCACTATCCTACAG GTGGTGACAAACCGTGACACCCAGGAGACCCTGCTCTGTATAGCTTTCGTTTTTGAGGTTTCCACGAGTGAACACGGAGCTCAGTATCACGTCTACAAACTTGTAAAGGACTAA
- the tead3b gene encoding TEA domain family member 3 b isoform X7 produces the protein MDGDAEGVWSPDIEQSFQEALAIYPPCGRRKIILSDEGKMYGRNELIARYIKLRTGKTRTRKQVSSHIQVLARKKVREYQAGIKAMNLDQASKDKALQNMAALSSAQIVSPSMMKNPLPPLPPAPYQPVRFWHGSVTGQPGPSQELVLDLNPGRTPGLGRTSHAIKPFAHPPYPGLPGPVQPSIPSYETLGPPPAPPTATAVPVWQDRTIASSKLRMLEYSAFMEVQRDPDNYSKHLFVHIGQTNPSYSDPLLEAVDIRQIYDKFPEKKGGLKELYEKGPQNAFFLVKFWADLNSSGMPDGPGSFYGVSSQYSSIENMTITVSTKVCSFGKQVVEKVETEYARMEGGKCVYRIHRSPMCEYMINFIHKLKHLPEKYMMNSVLENFTILQVVTNRDTQETLLCIAFVFEVSTSEHGAQYHVYKLVKD, from the exons GTCGCAATGAATTGATAGCACGGTACATCAAGCTGAGGACAGGCAAAACCCGCACACGAAAACAG GTGTCTAGTCACATACAGGTGTTAGCACGGAAGAAAGTTCGTGAATACCAGGCCGGTATAAAG GCGATGAATTTG GATCAGGCATCTAAAGACAAAGCCCTGCAGAACATGGCAGCACTGTCGTCAGCACAGATCGTCTCCCCGAGTATGATGAAGAATCCTCTTCCTCCATTGCCTCCTGCCCCATACCAGCCAGTCAGA TTCTGGCACGGTTCAGTCACAGGACAGCCTGGACCTTCTCAGGA GCTGGTTCTAGATCTCAACCCAGGAAGGACTCCTGGGCTTGGCCGCACCAGCCATGC tatCAAACCTTTTGCACATCCCCCATACCCAGGCCTACCAGGGCCCGTACAGCCATCCATACCAA GTTATGAGACGCTGGGACCCCCTCCTGCGCCGCCCACTGCCACCGCAGTGCCGGTGTGGCAGGATCGCACCATCGCCTCCTCGAAGCTGCGGATGCTGGAGTACTCGGCCTTCATGGAGGTCCAGAGAGATCCAGACAAT TACAGCAAACACTTGTTTGTCCACATTGGACAGACCAACCCCTCCTATAGTGATCCGCTCCTGGAAGCTGTGGACATCCGGCAGATATACGACAAGTTCCCTGAGAAGAAGGGCGGCCTCAAAGAGCTTTACGAGAAAGGACCCCAGAATGCCTTCTTCCTCGTGAAGTTCTGG GCTGACCTGAACAGCAGCGGCATGCCGGACGGCCCGGGTTCATTCTACGGCGTCAGCAGCCAGTACAGCAGCATCGAGAACATGACCATCACCGTCTCCACCAAAGTCTGCTCGTTTGGCAAGCAAGTGGTCGAGAAAGTCGAG ACGGAGTACGCACGTATGGAGGGAGGAAAGTGTGTTTACAGGATCCACCGCTCTCCAATGTGTGAATACATGATCAATTTCATCCACAAACTCAAACACTTGCCTGAAAAATACATGATGAACAGTGTTCTCGAAAATTTCACTATCCTACAG GTGGTGACAAACCGTGACACCCAGGAGACCCTGCTCTGTATAGCTTTCGTTTTTGAGGTTTCCACGAGTGAACACGGAGCTCAGTATCACGTCTACAAACTTGTAAAGGACTAA